AATCTTTTTCATTTGCCGCGCAACCATAAGTTCTCAAAAAGTATTTTTTAAGCTCTTTCATAGCCTCTATTATAGCAGGAATTGGACTCAACCCCGTCTGTAAAATAGGGATAGACCCACCCGCCATTCGCCAGCTGGCGAAGGCGGGTGGGTCTATCCCTAATTGTGTTTGTTTAGTTTTTTTCGCCCTTGCATTTTATTGAAATTAAGACGGCTTATTACAGGTTTCCCCGTTTTGGCTTCAATTTGTTTCCTGGCAGTGCCGGCAATTCCTCCGCCTTCCCGAGCCACCCTCCTGTTTTCAGGAAAAGTCTTCGGTTCGCGTTTTTTAGATATCTCCGTAGTTGCCGTTTCTGCTAACATGTTTAAAACTAACTCTAAATTGGTCATATTGTCTCGCAAACTCTCCTTTTTTAAATCTTTATGTTTTTTGTAATCTTTGATTTTTAATCCAGCCCACGCAAAAGAAATGTCATCTGTTAAAATCGCAAACTCCCTGCCTGTCTTAACACTGCGTTCCTCCCACTCATTAGTTAAATCCTTTCTTATTTCAATACTTTTCAAACGCAAATCAACCCAGTTTTTGGAATATCCTTTTTTGAGATAAGTTGCAAGCCCTCTTTGAATAGCTTTTTCGGGGTCCTCTACCTCTTCAACTCTTTCATACCCTACGCGTGCTAGCCAAAGTTTGAATGGTTCCGCTTTTGGCGAAGGAATAGATTGAATTATCCTAAACATCGTTTCGGTATCTGCGGTATCCGTCAAGTAAAACTTGCCATCAGAAGCTCTCATTTTCAGTTGGTTACATCTTGTAACCAACTCACTCCCTTCTTGCTTTAAGCGGTTTTTAAGAACTTTCCAATAATTTCTTGGGTTTTCGCTTGCGTTTAGCGCGTTAACTATATCTACTACCGAGAAATACCACAATTCCTTCTCGTCGTCCCAAACTCTTCGGATTTTTTTGCCTTCAAATATAGCGAGTTGTTTTTTGGTTTTTTTCATAAGAAATAGTTATTATACCTGTTGATATTATATACAATTCTTATTAATTAATGAAGCTCTGCGTGGCTCGCCACGCAGTATCTTCTTTTGTTCGCTTAGCGAGAGAAATCGGCTCTCATCTGTGTAGCAAGCTACCCAGTTTTCCCGCTCACAAAATAAAATCCCCGTACTAAATGATCAAAATAGGGATAGACCCAATTTGGGTCTATCCCTAATTGTGTTTGTTTAGTATTATGAGATTATGCAAAATAAAGAAAAGTTGTGGAAAGTTGCGCCTAAAAAGGGCAAAGATATTTTTGAACAACTTGCTATAAACCGCAATATCTCAAATCTTGAAGAATTTATAACACCCCCTTCGCCCCAAGAGACATTAAATAGGATATTTAAGGAAGATAAAATTTTAAAATCCGAAACGGACAAAGCCAAAAAAC
This is a stretch of genomic DNA from Patescibacteria group bacterium. It encodes these proteins:
- a CDS encoding Bro-N domain-containing protein, with product MKKTKKQLAIFEGKKIRRVWDDEKELWYFSVVDIVNALNASENPRNYWKVLKNRLKQEGSELVTRCNQLKMRASDGKFYLTDTADTETMFRIIQSIPSPKAEPFKLWLARVGYERVEEVEDPEKAIQRGLATYLKKGYSKNWVDLRLKSIEIRKDLTNEWEERSVKTGREFAILTDDISFAWAGLKIKDYKKHKDLKKESLRDNMTNLELVLNMLAETATTEISKKREPKTFPENRRVAREGGGIAGTARKQIEAKTGKPVISRLNFNKMQGRKKLNKHN